One part of the Anopheles merus strain MAF chromosome 3L, AmerM5.1, whole genome shotgun sequence genome encodes these proteins:
- the LOC121599593 gene encoding choline transporter-like 2 isoform X5 yields MGTITNGARNVQRSIDEAIKNLKLFIGTSQMIVEDILESWRMILVFIACSVLASLILIAMLRWIAKPLVWISIIGVITALSYGAYYSFRQYQQIRANPVAAHVNVSPNLSSLVNSWFKSDQTWLWILIALSVILIVLLLVVLVLRKRIVIAIALLKEGSKAVSASFSTVFFPLVPWILQAVVIVFSLLVLLFLASIGVPVYKVNGLNSSLTCVCTNGYMEGDICDPVAFNENCRDTSRIYDQERCLDAACHFQEVDTPGIVRFFHALNVIGFFWCICFVSAFSEMVLAFTFATWYWTRQKSRLPFFVLTRGVTHTVYYHLGTLAFGSLIIAICKIIRAILEYVDHKLKRYDNGLTRAVLCCCRCFFWCLESFLKFLNRNAYIMCAIYGKNFCSSAKDAFSLLTRNVLRVIALDKVTGFLFFLSKLLLASGMAAVTYTYFDSDLPKMQLNYPFVPAVLVFIGTFIIASIFFSVYSVAVDTLFLCFLEDIERNDGSAERPFYMSRGLQKILGKKQK; encoded by the exons ACTAGTCAAATGATAGTGGAAGATATTTTGGAATCTTGGCGTATGATATTAGTTTTCATAGCATGTTCTGTCTTGGCTAGTTTAATTCTCATCGCGATGCTTCGATGGATAGCGAAACCTTTAGTATGGATTTCGATTATTGGAGTAATTACTGCGCTAAGCTATGGAGCTTACTACAGCTTCCGGCAATACCAGCAAATCCGTGCCAATCCGGTAGCAGCACATGTGAACGTGTCTCCAAATCTTAGTTCTTTGGTAAATTCCTGGTTTAAGTCAGATCAAACCTGGCTGTGGATACTGATTGCCCTATCAGTTATATTGATCGTCTTACTGTTGGTTGTATTGGTCTTACGAAAAAGGATCGTGATCGCCATCGCTCTTCTGAAGGAGGGTAGCAA aGCTGTTAGTGCCAGTTTTTCAACAGTATTCTTCCCCCTTGTACCATGGATATTGCAGGCTGTGGTTATTGTATTTTCTTTATTAGTACTTTTATTCTTAGCATCTATTGGTGTTCCTGTATACAAAGTAAATGGACTCAACTCGTCTTTAACGTGCGTTTGCACAAATGGATACATGGAAGGTGACATATGTGATCCAGTCGCATTCAATGAAAATTGTCGAGACACTAGTAGAATCTATGATCAAGAACGATGTCTTGATGCTGCATGTCACTTTCAGGAGGTGGATACCCCAGGTATAGTTAGGTTCTTCCAT gCTTTAAACGTGATCGGATTTTTTTGgtgtatttgttttgtatcCGCATTCAGCGAAATGGTGCTTGCTTTCACATTCGCCACATGGTACTGGACGCGCCAAAAATCACGCCTTCCATTCTTTGTGTTAACGCGTGGCGTTACACACACGGTTTACTATCATCTTGGTACATTGGCTTTCGGATCGTTAATTATTGCTATTTGCAAAATTATTCGAGCCATTCTCGAATATGTAGACCATAAACTTAAGCGGTACGATAATGGACTCACTCGTGCCGTGTTGTGCTGCTGTCGATGCTTTTTTTGGTGCTTGGAAagttttttgaaatttttaaacAGAAATGCCTACATTATGTGTGCAATCTATGGGAAAAACTTCTGCTCAAGTGCAAAAGATGCATTCAGCCTACTTACGCGAAACGTGCTCCGAGTAATTGCATTGGACAAGGTTACGGGattcttatttttcttgtCTAAGTTACTCCTTGCTTCTGGAATGGCAGCCGTAACGTACACGTATTTTGATAGTGATCTACCAAAGATGCAACTAAATTACCCTTTTGTGCCAGCTGTACTCGTTTTCATTGGAACGTTCATTATtgcatccatattcttcagcGTTTACTCTGTTGCTGTTGACAccttatttttgtgttttt TGGAAGACATAGAACGAAACGATGGCAGTGCCGAGCGACCCTTTTATATGTCCAGAGGATTGCAAAAAATATTGGGGAAGAAGCAAAAGTAA
- the LOC121599593 gene encoding choline transporter-like 2 isoform X6, translating into MIVEDILESWRMILVFIACSVLASLILIAMLRWIAKPLVWISIIGVITALSYGAYYSFRQYQQIRANPVAAHVNVSPNLSSLVNSWFKSDQTWLWILIALSVILIVLLLVVLVLRKRIVIAIALLKEGSKAVSASFSTVFFPLVPWILQAVVIVFSLLVLLFLASIGVPVYKVNGLNSSLTCVCTNGYMEGDICDPVAFNENCRDTSRIYDQERCLDAACHFQEVDTPGIVRFFHALNVIGFFWCICFVSAFSEMVLAFTFATWYWTRQKSRLPFFVLTRGVTHTVYYHLGTLAFGSLIIAICKIIRAILEYVDHKLKRYDNGLTRAVLCCCRCFFWCLESFLKFLNRNAYIMCAIYGKNFCSSAKDAFSLLTRNVLRVIALDKVTGFLFFLSKLLLASGMAAVTYTYFDSDLPKMQLNYPFVPAVLVFIGTFIIASIFFSVYSVAVDTLFLCFLEDIERNDGSAERPFYMSRGLQKILGKKQK; encoded by the exons ATGATAGTGGAAGATATTTTGGAATCTTGGCGTATGATATTAGTTTTCATAGCATGTTCTGTCTTGGCTAGTTTAATTCTCATCGCGATGCTTCGATGGATAGCGAAACCTTTAGTATGGATTTCGATTATTGGAGTAATTACTGCGCTAAGCTATGGAGCTTACTACAGCTTCCGGCAATACCAGCAAATCCGTGCCAATCCGGTAGCAGCACATGTGAACGTGTCTCCAAATCTTAGTTCTTTGGTAAATTCCTGGTTTAAGTCAGATCAAACCTGGCTGTGGATACTGATTGCCCTATCAGTTATATTGATCGTCTTACTGTTGGTTGTATTGGTCTTACGAAAAAGGATCGTGATCGCCATCGCTCTTCTGAAGGAGGGTAGCAA aGCTGTTAGTGCCAGTTTTTCAACAGTATTCTTCCCCCTTGTACCATGGATATTGCAGGCTGTGGTTATTGTATTTTCTTTATTAGTACTTTTATTCTTAGCATCTATTGGTGTTCCTGTATACAAAGTAAATGGACTCAACTCGTCTTTAACGTGCGTTTGCACAAATGGATACATGGAAGGTGACATATGTGATCCAGTCGCATTCAATGAAAATTGTCGAGACACTAGTAGAATCTATGATCAAGAACGATGTCTTGATGCTGCATGTCACTTTCAGGAGGTGGATACCCCAGGTATAGTTAGGTTCTTCCAT gCTTTAAACGTGATCGGATTTTTTTGgtgtatttgttttgtatcCGCATTCAGCGAAATGGTGCTTGCTTTCACATTCGCCACATGGTACTGGACGCGCCAAAAATCACGCCTTCCATTCTTTGTGTTAACGCGTGGCGTTACACACACGGTTTACTATCATCTTGGTACATTGGCTTTCGGATCGTTAATTATTGCTATTTGCAAAATTATTCGAGCCATTCTCGAATATGTAGACCATAAACTTAAGCGGTACGATAATGGACTCACTCGTGCCGTGTTGTGCTGCTGTCGATGCTTTTTTTGGTGCTTGGAAagttttttgaaatttttaaacAGAAATGCCTACATTATGTGTGCAATCTATGGGAAAAACTTCTGCTCAAGTGCAAAAGATGCATTCAGCCTACTTACGCGAAACGTGCTCCGAGTAATTGCATTGGACAAGGTTACGGGattcttatttttcttgtCTAAGTTACTCCTTGCTTCTGGAATGGCAGCCGTAACGTACACGTATTTTGATAGTGATCTACCAAAGATGCAACTAAATTACCCTTTTGTGCCAGCTGTACTCGTTTTCATTGGAACGTTCATTATtgcatccatattcttcagcGTTTACTCTGTTGCTGTTGACAccttatttttgtgttttt TGGAAGACATAGAACGAAACGATGGCAGTGCCGAGCGACCCTTTTATATGTCCAGAGGATTGCAAAAAATATTGGGGAAGAAGCAAAAGTAA
- the LOC121600279 gene encoding sulfate transporter-like — MRHSRNSNGMMNPAYSRDPNDTPEPTGGRRSRSKISQVIVARPHYQQEDLNNAFNYFKPKSNFYQEALESMREMDTKTCLTGLFPIFQWLPEYSFPSDFIGDLISGLTVGVMHIPQGMGYALIANMPPITGIYTAFFPVFIYFLLGTSRHNSMGTLAVVSIMTGKVVYNHSEEGSNFTNLEVGTALCFLVGIIQLVMCLLRMGAASFLLSEALVSGFTTGAAVYVFTSQMKDILGVTLPPLGSKFEIVYTYYELGKKVPETNLINLAIAAVAIIILLINNEIIKPRLAKLCIIPIPIQLILVIGGTLLSIQYNLKENYGIKVVGTIPQGLPAPKLPNFEILPEILTESITVAVVGYTVSVSLGIIFAKKENYEIGFNQELLALGAGNVFGSFFSCYPFAASLSRAAIQYLAGGKTQITGLISCSLLAVVLLFVASFFQPLPRCILASIIAVSVQGLLMQAKDLPKFWRQGFFDGVTWVLTFISVVFISIDVGLLVGFALSVSSIFFRALRPYICQMGNVPNSDVYLDITRYEGLIEHRGIKIVHYSGGLHFASRAVFKSNICQFLNINLTEETKRRKSPNFIEADDAIKYLILDFTALSYIDPSAISTFKTFIKDLEVIDVQTLLAGCSPLVFEKMKKCNFIGGEENYVRTYPTVHDAVHFAQKQLRLRAGVSQTIQEVRL, encoded by the exons ATGCGACATTCACGAAACTCGAATGGAATGATGAATCCGGCTTACAGTCGCGATCCCAACGACACTCCGGAACCCACGGGGGGTCGACGATCGCGATCAAAAATATCACAGGTTATCGTCGCCCGACCACACTACCAGCAAGAGGATCTGAACAATGCCTTTAACTACTTCAAACCAAAGTCTAACTTCTACCAAGAAGCGCTGGAAAGCATGAGAGAGATGGACACCAAAACATGCCTTACTGGACTTTTCCCGATCTTCCAATGGCTGCCGGAGTACTCATTTCCTAGTGATTTCATTGGAGATCTTATCAGTGGCTTAACGGTTGGTGTAATGCACATACCGCAGGGAATGGGCTATGCACTTATAGCTAACATGCCACCAATCACCGGAATCTACACGGCATTCTTTccagtgtttatttatttcctaTTGGGTACCTCAAGACATAATTCCATGG GTACGTTGGCGGTAGTTTCGATTATGACTGGAAAAGTTGTATACAATCACTCTGAGGAGGGTTCGAACTTCACCAATTTGGAGGTCGGAACTGCGTTATGTTTTCTTGTTGGCATAATACAG CTCGTAATGTGTCTGCTTAGAATGGGTGCTGCTTCATTTTTACTCTCTGAAGCTTTGGTTTCCGGATTTACCACTGGGGCAGCAGTTTATGTCTTTACATCTCAAATGAAGGACATACTAGGCGTAACTTTGCCTCCGCTGGGTAGTAAGTTTGAAATCGTTTAT ACTTATTATGAACTCGGAAAAAAAGTACCTGAAACTAATCTTATAAATTTGGCGATAGCTGCAGTTGCTATAATCATACTTTTGATCaacaatgaaataataaag CCCCGCCTTGCCAAACTTTGTATCATTCCCATTCCAATTCAGCTTATTCTTGTTATTGGTGGTACTTTGTTATCGATACAATACAACCTAAAAGAAAATTATGGAATAAAGGTAGTTGGAACAATTCCTCAAGGATTGCCAG CGCCCAAGCTTCCGAACTTCGAGATATTACCAGAAATCCTCACAGAAAGCATCACCGTGGCTGTAGTCGGCTATACTGTATCGGTTTCTTTGGGAATAATATTTGCTAAGAAGGAAAATTACGAAATTGGCTTCAACCAGGAACTTCTAGCACTCGGAGCGGGCAACGTATTTGGATCGTTTTTTTCGTGTTATCCGTTTGCAGCGTCTCTTTCACGTGCAGCTATCCAATATCTGGCGGGCGGAAAAACGCAAATAACTGGTCTCATCTCATGCAGCTTACTTGCGGTGGTGCTTTTGTTTGTGGCATCATTTTTCCAGCCGTTGCCTCGCTGCATTCTCGCCAGTATTATCGCAGTTTCTGTGCAAGGTTTACTGATGCAAGCTAAAGATCTGCCAAAGTTCTGGCGTCAAGGTTTTTTCGATGGTGTTACTTGGGTGCTCACGTTTATATCGGTGGTATTCATATCAATTGATGTTGGACTACTGGTCGGATTTGCTCTAAGCGTTTCAAGCATCTTTTTCCGTGCACTCAGGCCGTACATTTGCCAGATGGGAAATGTTCCCAACTCAGATGTATATTTGGATATAACTCGCTACGAAGGG CTGATCGAACATCGTGGTATTAAGATCGTACACTACAGCGGAGGGCTGCACTTTGCTTCACGTGCCGTGTTCAAAAGCAACATCTGCCAATTTCTAAATATCAATTTGACGGAGGAGACTAAGCGTCGCAAATCCCCTAACTTTATAGAAGCGGACGATGCCATCAAGTACCTTATATTGGACTTTACTGCACTTAGCTATATAGATCCGTCGGCCATCTCCACCTTCAAAACATTTATCAAAGATCTGGAGGTAATCGACGTACAAACGCTCCTTGCAGGCTGTTCACCGCTGGTGTTTGAGAAGATGAAGAAATGCAATTTTATTGGTGGAGAGGAAAACTACGTTCGCACTTATCCCACTGTTCACGATGCGGTACATTTTGCCCAGAAACAACTCAGATTACGGGCAGGAGTATCGCAAACGATACAAGAAGTACGTCTGTAA